A stretch of Anaeromyxobacter dehalogenans 2CP-1 DNA encodes these proteins:
- the proC gene encoding pyrroline-5-carboxylate reductase, whose protein sequence is MPLGKKIAFLGTGNMAEALVKGLLRAGTASREEILCSEPRAERRAEIQARYGVETSGDNRALAERADIVVISVKPQIIEHLLVEIAPAIDHRKLVISIAAGIPILAIARKLGAGVRIVRVMPNTPALVGAGATALARGAHATDADLEQARALFQSVGTTEVVEEPLLDAVTGLSGSGPAFVFLAIEALADGGVKVGLARPVAMALAAQTVLGSAKLVLETGEHPGRLKDQVTSPGGTAIAGVHALEVGGLRAALIAAVEAATRRSRELGEKAAK, encoded by the coding sequence ATGCCACTCGGGAAGAAGATCGCGTTCCTCGGGACGGGGAACATGGCCGAGGCCCTGGTGAAGGGCCTGCTGCGGGCCGGGACCGCCAGCCGCGAGGAGATCCTCTGCTCGGAGCCGCGGGCCGAGCGGCGCGCGGAGATCCAGGCGCGCTACGGCGTGGAGACCTCCGGGGACAACCGTGCCCTCGCCGAGCGGGCCGACATCGTGGTCATCTCGGTGAAGCCGCAGATCATCGAGCACCTGCTGGTGGAGATCGCCCCGGCCATCGACCACCGGAAGCTCGTGATCTCCATCGCGGCCGGCATCCCCATCCTCGCCATCGCCCGCAAGCTCGGCGCCGGAGTCCGCATCGTCCGCGTCATGCCCAACACGCCGGCGCTGGTGGGCGCGGGCGCGACCGCGCTGGCCCGCGGCGCGCACGCCACCGACGCCGACCTGGAGCAGGCGCGCGCGCTGTTCCAGTCGGTCGGCACCACCGAGGTGGTGGAGGAGCCGCTGCTCGACGCGGTGACCGGCCTCTCCGGCTCCGGCCCCGCGTTCGTGTTCCTCGCCATCGAGGCGCTCGCCGACGGCGGCGTGAAGGTCGGCCTGGCGCGGCCGGTGGCGATGGCGCTCGCGGCGCAGACGGTGCTCGGCTCGGCGAAGCTCGTGCTCGAGACCGGCGAGCACCCGGGGCGCCTCAAGGACCAGGTCACCAGCCCCGGCGGCACGGCCATCGCGGGCGTCCACGCGCTGGAGGTGGGCGGGCTGCGCGCCGCGCTCATCGCCGCGGTGGAGGCCGCCACCCGCCGCTCCCGCGAGCTGGGCGAGAAGGCGGCCAAGTGA
- a CDS encoding DUF6597 domain-containing transcriptional factor, with protein MIQRFPIPALRPFVARLWASEDADAAAPGSAGRERLLPTGAMHLAFRAAGDPVRLFDGPDDATGRAIGRAVVAGARAAPYLRDRSPGARSVGAMLRPGAARLLFGAGAGELAATPTRPTSGASSWRSPASPRPRFRRLAAPFPNHLPLGPSGPP; from the coding sequence ATGATCCAGCGCTTCCCCATCCCTGCGCTGCGGCCGTTCGTGGCGCGGCTCTGGGCGTCCGAGGACGCCGACGCGGCCGCGCCCGGGAGCGCCGGCCGCGAGCGGCTCCTGCCCACCGGCGCCATGCACCTCGCCTTCCGCGCCGCCGGGGATCCGGTGCGCCTCTTCGACGGGCCGGACGACGCGACCGGCCGCGCCATCGGGCGGGCGGTGGTGGCGGGCGCCCGGGCCGCGCCCTACCTGCGCGATCGCTCGCCCGGCGCGCGCTCGGTAGGCGCCATGCTGCGGCCCGGCGCGGCGCGGCTCCTGTTCGGCGCGGGCGCGGGCGAGCTGGCCGCTACGCCGACCAGGCCCACCTCGGGCGCGAGTTCCTGGCGCTCGCCGGCGTCCCCCCGGCCCCGGTTCCGCCGGCTCGCGGCGCCCTTCCCGAACCACCTGCCGCTCGGCCCTTCCGGGCCTCCCTGA
- a CDS encoding TldD/PmbA family protein, translating to MGGIRLPRSRLRTARLLVPLLLLAAAFPGAAAPGVQDAPDARLGTLEAMRAELARSMERLRLKGYEAPYFASYQVTEVAREEVSGRYGAIFDDRSRRDRSLAVDLRVGSYELDSSAPEENTIVIGGGDAGPGWYAPRDAPLDGDVGALRNALWLATDEKYKEALSSYFKKKSRAVYRQDDADRPPSFSREPPARHVDPPRPFAFDRARWKGVVREVTARFREHPDVFDAQLRVSAEKQVRWFTSSEGSALVTERTVYSVHLEAVARAPDGQLLEDGRDFYARSEAELPSPEALRAAAGTVIAELEALRRAPAIDPYTGPAVLEPEAAGVLFHEAVGHRLEGERMEDEQDGQTFKGQVGRPVLPPFLTVVDDPTADRVDGVALNGTYGFDEQGVPARRTVLVRDGRLESFLLSRRPVKPFDRSNGHGRAQAGRQPVARMANLVVESRKRAGAAELKRMLMAEARRQGKPYGLVIRDITGGNTNTMSMGYQAFKGTPRLVYRVDARTGAEELVRGVELVGTPLTAINKVLATGERPRVFNGYCGAESGYVPVSTVAPAVLIAELELQRVARATDRSPILPAPWSERGATPPAAAPPTAPAPVPAPPPAHPAVPPEQPEHAR from the coding sequence ATGGGCGGGATCAGGCTCCCGAGGTCCCGCTTGCGCACCGCCCGACTGCTCGTCCCCCTCCTGCTGCTCGCCGCCGCCTTCCCCGGCGCCGCCGCGCCCGGCGTGCAGGACGCGCCCGACGCGCGCCTCGGCACGCTCGAGGCCATGCGCGCGGAGCTGGCCCGCTCGATGGAGCGGCTCCGGCTGAAGGGCTACGAGGCGCCCTACTTCGCGTCGTACCAGGTGACCGAGGTGGCGCGCGAGGAGGTGAGCGGGCGCTACGGGGCCATCTTCGACGACCGCTCGCGGCGCGACCGGAGCCTGGCGGTGGACCTGCGGGTGGGGAGCTACGAGCTCGACTCGTCCGCGCCGGAGGAGAACACCATCGTGATCGGCGGCGGCGACGCCGGGCCGGGCTGGTACGCGCCCCGCGACGCGCCGCTCGACGGCGACGTGGGCGCGCTCCGGAACGCGCTCTGGCTCGCCACCGACGAGAAGTACAAGGAGGCGCTCTCCTCGTACTTCAAGAAGAAGTCGCGCGCGGTGTACCGTCAGGACGACGCCGACCGGCCGCCCAGCTTCTCCCGCGAGCCGCCCGCCCGCCACGTGGACCCACCGCGCCCGTTCGCGTTCGACCGCGCGCGCTGGAAGGGCGTGGTGCGCGAGGTCACCGCCCGGTTCCGCGAGCACCCCGACGTCTTCGACGCGCAGCTCCGGGTCTCGGCCGAGAAGCAGGTCCGCTGGTTCACCTCCAGCGAGGGGTCGGCGCTCGTGACCGAGCGGACCGTCTACTCCGTCCACCTCGAGGCCGTGGCGCGCGCGCCGGACGGCCAGCTCCTTGAGGACGGCCGCGACTTCTACGCCCGCAGCGAGGCCGAGCTGCCCTCGCCCGAGGCGCTCCGCGCGGCCGCCGGCACCGTCATCGCCGAGCTGGAGGCGCTGCGCCGCGCGCCCGCCATCGACCCGTACACCGGCCCGGCGGTGCTCGAGCCGGAGGCGGCGGGCGTGCTGTTCCACGAGGCGGTGGGCCACCGGCTCGAGGGCGAGCGGATGGAGGACGAGCAGGACGGCCAGACGTTCAAGGGACAGGTGGGGCGGCCGGTGCTGCCGCCGTTCCTGACGGTGGTGGACGATCCCACCGCCGATCGCGTGGACGGCGTCGCGCTGAACGGCACCTACGGCTTCGACGAGCAGGGCGTCCCGGCGCGCCGCACGGTGCTGGTCCGCGACGGCCGGCTGGAGAGCTTCCTGCTCTCGCGCCGTCCGGTGAAGCCGTTCGACCGCTCCAACGGCCACGGCCGCGCCCAGGCCGGGCGCCAGCCGGTGGCGCGCATGGCGAACCTCGTGGTGGAGTCGCGCAAGCGCGCCGGCGCGGCCGAGCTGAAGCGCATGCTGATGGCCGAGGCGCGGCGGCAGGGCAAGCCGTACGGGCTCGTCATCCGCGACATCACCGGCGGCAACACCAACACCATGTCGATGGGGTACCAGGCGTTCAAGGGCACCCCGCGCCTGGTGTACCGGGTGGACGCCCGCACCGGCGCGGAGGAGCTGGTCCGCGGCGTGGAGCTGGTCGGGACGCCGCTCACCGCGATCAACAAGGTCCTCGCCACGGGCGAGCGCCCCCGCGTCTTCAACGGCTACTGCGGCGCGGAGAGCGGCTACGTACCGGTGTCCACCGTCGCGCCGGCGGTGCTGATCGCCGAGCTGGAGCTGCAGCGGGTGGCGCGCGCCACCGACCGCAGCCCCATCCTGCCGGCGCCCTGGAGCGAGCGCGGCGCCACCCCGCCCGCCGCGGCGCCGCCCACCGCGCCCGCCCCCGTCCCTGCGCCGCCGCCGGCGCACCCCGCCGTCCCGCCGGAGCAGCCGGAGCACGCCCGATGA
- a CDS encoding FAD-dependent oxidoreductase: MGKRLVCACEDVSLEEVRRAFAAGHRDLESVKRVTGLGTGPCQGKSCVTRVAQELLRLGATPAEIQPFTARTPVQPVPLAALAALDPAGLPLDDGVPLPPPAADASSGPPSPAAHPQPDPLPARADVVIVGGGIQGLAIAYELARRGVRDVLVLEQGYLNAGASGRNGGGVRAQWTTPTMIRLARRSLELCDRFAVEMGINVWFRRSGYLFLAPTAEQVTRIEKNAELHRREGLRTRVIGPDEALQVVPELDPRRFRAAAWNPDDGVVFPWPFLWGYASRAEALGAKVRTFTRVTGFDTAGARVTAVRTDRGRVACELVVVAAGAWSRDVAALAGVSLPNRPTRHEILVTEPLKPWLGPLVSVLGNGLYFSQSQRGEIVGGMGDPEEPEGVVQGSTLRFLARFARAAVETVPRLGEVKVIRQWAGCYDVTPDNNPVLGPAGFENFHQCSGFVGHGFMMAPAVAERYADWLAGRGKDEIFERFTLGRFESGAVAREDFIIG; the protein is encoded by the coding sequence GTGGGTAAGCGGCTGGTGTGCGCGTGCGAGGACGTGTCGCTGGAGGAGGTGCGCCGCGCGTTCGCGGCGGGCCACCGCGACCTCGAGTCGGTGAAGCGGGTCACCGGGCTCGGCACCGGGCCATGCCAGGGCAAGTCCTGCGTGACGCGCGTCGCGCAGGAGCTGCTCCGGCTCGGGGCCACGCCGGCCGAGATCCAGCCGTTCACCGCCCGCACCCCGGTCCAGCCGGTGCCGCTCGCGGCGCTGGCCGCGCTCGATCCCGCCGGGCTGCCGCTCGACGACGGCGTGCCGCTCCCGCCGCCCGCCGCGGATGCCTCGTCGGGCCCGCCCTCCCCGGCCGCGCACCCGCAGCCGGACCCGCTCCCGGCCCGCGCGGACGTGGTGATCGTGGGCGGCGGGATCCAGGGGCTGGCGATCGCGTACGAGCTGGCGCGGCGGGGCGTGCGCGACGTGCTGGTGCTGGAGCAGGGATACCTGAACGCCGGCGCCTCCGGGCGGAACGGCGGCGGGGTCCGCGCGCAGTGGACCACCCCGACCATGATCCGCCTCGCCCGCCGCTCGCTCGAGCTGTGCGACCGGTTCGCGGTGGAGATGGGCATCAACGTCTGGTTCCGCCGCAGCGGCTACCTGTTCCTCGCGCCCACCGCCGAGCAGGTGACGCGGATCGAGAAGAACGCCGAGCTGCACCGGCGCGAGGGGCTGCGCACCCGGGTGATCGGGCCGGACGAGGCGCTGCAGGTGGTGCCGGAGCTGGACCCGCGCCGGTTCCGCGCCGCGGCCTGGAACCCGGACGACGGCGTGGTGTTCCCCTGGCCGTTCCTGTGGGGCTACGCGTCGCGGGCCGAGGCGCTCGGCGCGAAGGTCCGGACGTTCACCCGCGTCACGGGCTTCGACACCGCGGGCGCGCGCGTGACCGCGGTGCGCACCGATCGCGGCCGGGTGGCGTGCGAGCTGGTGGTGGTGGCCGCCGGCGCGTGGTCTCGCGACGTGGCCGCGCTCGCCGGGGTCTCGCTCCCGAACCGCCCCACCCGCCACGAGATCCTGGTGACCGAGCCGCTCAAGCCCTGGCTCGGGCCGCTCGTGTCCGTGCTGGGGAACGGCCTGTACTTCTCGCAGTCGCAGCGCGGCGAGATCGTGGGCGGCATGGGCGATCCCGAGGAGCCCGAGGGCGTGGTGCAGGGCTCGACCCTGCGCTTCCTGGCCCGCTTCGCCCGCGCCGCGGTGGAGACCGTGCCGCGGCTCGGCGAGGTGAAGGTGATCCGCCAGTGGGCGGGCTGCTACGACGTCACCCCGGACAACAACCCGGTGCTGGGCCCGGCCGGCTTCGAGAACTTCCACCAGTGCTCCGGCTTCGTCGGGCACGGGTTCATGATGGCGCCGGCGGTGGCCGAGCGGTACGCGGACTGGCTCGCCGGCCGGGGCAAGGACGAGATCTTCGAGCGCTTCACCCTGGGCCGATTCGAGTCCGGCGCGGTCGCCCGGGAGGACTTCATCATCGGGTAG
- a CDS encoding nucleotide sugar dehydrogenase — MIETHAAEPDHATDLLSRLAARTARVAVVGLGYVGLPLALTFARRGLSALGVDVDPDKARAVGEGRSYLRTVDGAAVRDAVRDGRLEATTEFARVTACDAVVICVPTPLTREREPDLSFVERTGEAIAPHLRAGQAVVLESTSYPGTTEEVLLPILERGSGLRAGRDFFLAFSPEREDPGSGVATHAIPKIVGGYTPSCLEAALALYASAFDRVVPVSSTRVAEMTKLLENVFRSVNIALVNELKILCHRMDLDVNEVIDAASTKPFGFMPFQPGPGLGGHCIPIDPFYLTWKARQFEFQTRFIELAGEVNTEMPRYVVHRTMEALDARGRTLKGAKVLVLGIAYKKDVDDMRESPAVRIIELLQERGAEVVYHDPYVPRVPRMRQHRLDMVSVPLTDEALETADAVLVATDHGCVDYARVVERARLVVDTRNACRAVRVGRERIVKA; from the coding sequence ATGATCGAGACCCACGCCGCCGAGCCCGACCACGCCACCGACCTGCTCTCCCGCCTCGCCGCCCGCACCGCCCGGGTGGCGGTGGTGGGGCTCGGCTACGTCGGCCTGCCGCTCGCCCTCACCTTCGCCCGCCGCGGCCTGTCCGCGCTGGGCGTGGACGTCGATCCGGACAAGGCGCGCGCGGTGGGCGAGGGGCGCAGCTACCTGCGGACCGTGGACGGCGCCGCGGTGCGCGACGCGGTGCGGGACGGCCGCCTCGAGGCCACCACCGAGTTCGCCCGCGTGACCGCCTGCGACGCGGTGGTGATCTGCGTGCCCACGCCGCTCACCCGGGAGCGCGAGCCGGACCTGTCCTTCGTCGAGCGGACCGGCGAGGCGATCGCGCCGCACCTCCGCGCGGGCCAGGCGGTGGTGCTCGAGTCCACCTCGTACCCGGGCACCACCGAGGAGGTGCTGCTGCCCATCCTGGAGCGCGGCAGCGGGCTGCGCGCGGGGCGCGACTTCTTCCTGGCGTTCTCGCCCGAGCGCGAGGACCCCGGCTCGGGCGTGGCCACCCACGCCATCCCCAAGATCGTCGGCGGCTACACGCCGTCGTGCCTCGAGGCGGCGCTCGCGCTCTACGCGTCGGCGTTCGACCGCGTGGTGCCGGTCTCGTCCACCCGGGTGGCCGAGATGACGAAGCTGCTCGAGAACGTGTTCCGCAGCGTGAACATCGCGCTGGTGAACGAGCTGAAGATCCTCTGCCACCGGATGGACCTGGACGTGAACGAGGTCATCGACGCCGCGTCCACCAAGCCGTTCGGCTTCATGCCGTTCCAGCCCGGCCCGGGCCTGGGCGGCCACTGCATCCCCATCGACCCGTTCTACCTGACGTGGAAGGCGCGGCAGTTCGAGTTCCAGACGCGCTTCATCGAGCTGGCCGGCGAGGTGAACACCGAGATGCCGCGCTACGTGGTGCACCGGACCATGGAGGCGCTCGACGCGCGCGGCCGCACGCTGAAGGGCGCGAAGGTGCTGGTGCTGGGCATCGCCTACAAGAAGGACGTGGACGACATGCGCGAGAGCCCGGCGGTCCGCATCATCGAGCTCCTGCAGGAGCGCGGCGCGGAGGTGGTCTACCACGACCCCTACGTCCCCCGGGTCCCGCGCATGCGCCAGCACCGGCTCGACATGGTCAGCGTGCCGCTCACCGACGAGGCGCTCGAGACCGCCGACGCGGTGCTGGTCGCCACCGACCACGGCTGCGTGGACTACGCGCGCGTGGTGGAGCGCGCCCGCCTGGTGGTGGACACGCGCAACGCCTGCCGCGCGGTGCGCGTCGGGCGCGAGAGGATCGTGAAGGCCTGA
- a CDS encoding 2Fe-2S iron-sulfur cluster-binding protein, with protein sequence MPRLPDFPADCTITFDGRAVPARRGESIASALLADGRPLLARSAKYHRPRGPFCLAGSCGSCLVRVDGLPDQRACRTACADGLTVETQNALPDAAHDLLGVIDRAFPHGLDHHHLATWNPLANRAAVAFSRQLAGLGKLPGPERAAGPLPPAPREEAFDALVVGAGPAGLAAAEALAGAGRRVLLADAEPAPGGRLRCRLELPGDPPLAWASAAAARVAAAGGEVASATTVLGLWRDGGAPLAALAPASGALRLVRPAAILICAGGHPQPPGLEDDDRPGVVAGRGLARALAEHGVVPGRRAVVLGGGPEPEALAARLAAAGVEVERVEAAEGRVLGRARVRGLALADGRRVRCDVLAVATPPAPATELARSMGAPVALDPALGAFALQVDGRGHTGVPGLLAAGEVTGAMDAARAAEAGRRAGEAARG encoded by the coding sequence ATGCCCAGACTCCCGGACTTCCCCGCCGACTGCACCATCACCTTCGACGGCCGCGCCGTACCGGCGCGCCGCGGCGAGTCGATCGCCTCGGCGCTGCTCGCGGACGGGCGGCCGCTCCTGGCGCGCAGCGCCAAGTACCACCGCCCGCGCGGCCCGTTCTGCCTGGCCGGCTCCTGCGGCAGCTGCCTGGTGCGGGTGGACGGGCTGCCCGACCAGCGCGCCTGCCGCACCGCGTGCGCCGACGGCCTCACGGTCGAGACGCAGAACGCGCTCCCCGACGCGGCGCACGACCTGCTCGGCGTCATCGACCGCGCGTTCCCGCACGGCCTCGACCACCACCACCTCGCCACCTGGAACCCGCTCGCGAACCGCGCCGCGGTGGCGTTCTCGCGCCAGCTCGCCGGCCTGGGGAAGCTCCCCGGCCCGGAGCGCGCCGCGGGGCCGCTCCCGCCCGCGCCGCGCGAGGAGGCGTTCGACGCGCTGGTGGTGGGGGCCGGGCCGGCGGGGCTCGCCGCGGCGGAGGCGCTGGCCGGGGCCGGGCGGCGCGTGCTGCTCGCCGACGCCGAGCCGGCGCCGGGCGGCCGGCTGCGCTGCCGCCTCGAGCTCCCCGGCGATCCGCCGCTGGCGTGGGCGTCGGCGGCGGCCGCGCGCGTCGCGGCGGCCGGCGGCGAGGTGGCCTCCGCCACGACGGTGCTCGGGCTCTGGCGCGACGGCGGCGCCCCGCTCGCCGCGCTCGCGCCCGCCTCCGGCGCGCTGCGCCTGGTGCGGCCGGCGGCGATCCTGATCTGCGCCGGCGGGCACCCGCAGCCGCCCGGGCTGGAGGACGACGACCGGCCCGGCGTCGTCGCCGGCCGCGGGCTGGCGCGCGCGCTCGCCGAGCACGGCGTGGTGCCGGGGCGGCGCGCGGTGGTGCTGGGCGGCGGGCCCGAGCCGGAGGCGCTCGCGGCGCGGCTCGCCGCGGCGGGCGTGGAGGTGGAGCGGGTGGAGGCGGCGGAGGGACGCGTCCTCGGACGGGCCCGGGTGCGCGGCCTCGCGCTCGCGGACGGCCGCCGGGTGCGCTGCGACGTGCTGGCCGTGGCGACGCCGCCGGCGCCCGCGACCGAGCTGGCGCGGTCGATGGGGGCGCCGGTGGCGCTCGACCCGGCGCTGGGCGCGTTCGCGCTCCAGGTGGACGGGCGGGGCCACACGGGGGTCCCGGGGCTCCTCGCCGCGGGCGAGGTGACCGGGGCGATGGACGCGGCGCGCGCGGCCGAGGCCGGGCGGCGCGCGGGGGAGGCGGCCCGTGGGTAA
- a CDS encoding heparinase II/III family protein, which yields MGAIGYYGYLAARVPPHRLLATAARRAVRGARNRLAPPLAPSPRALLEALGCDGPAGLAALLARPRPARPAWSPEALRRALEQRMPGEVERALARAEAAAAGRLVVYGREVDVRRADGGTDWQRDPIHGGRFDGRAPSAALPPAPGLDPKMAWAMGRGEHWVALACGAALHPRAAASDLLAEALAASVTDFAAQNPVGRGVHWTCAMEAGLRAWHLATALWVLALRRAPAPSLAAEAARLLVASGRFVLANLEDGGAVPNNHLVCDWLGLLACAEALPEWPEAPRWRALAAGGLARTLAEQVHAEGTSFEGSVPYHRFSLELFAAGFLLARAGGAPPQKPWRLHAMFRATRALAAASGDLPQLGDNDSGHALALRARGPTEAGYLCALGAALFRDPALLRPGAPPDDALEAAWLLGPEALDWLARARPGPPPGSVSFPAAGVHALRRGALEAFVSCGPHGQRGVGGHDHNDKLSFELRAAGALAVCDPGMPVYGRAPEVRDAFRSTRAHATVTVDGLEQSPIPPGRLFALPDAAGARLLAFAPGGEAERLAGEHRGFVARAGVVHRRELALADGGLVVVDRLAGRGTHAVELRWPLAHPAPQVREATAAEAAALARLARLARLRRPADPARVIEVPLGPAGHLLVAFSAPAGLAPELAPSLRSPGYGELVPASVATLAGPLACPAALATLFLHVEAEGSHPR from the coding sequence ATGGGCGCGATCGGCTACTACGGATACCTGGCGGCCCGCGTGCCGCCGCACCGGCTGCTCGCCACCGCGGCGCGCCGCGCCGTGCGGGGCGCCCGCAACCGGCTGGCGCCGCCGCTCGCGCCGTCGCCGCGAGCCCTGCTCGAGGCGCTCGGCTGCGACGGGCCGGCGGGGCTGGCCGCGCTGCTGGCGCGGCCCCGCCCGGCGCGCCCGGCCTGGAGCCCGGAGGCCCTGCGCCGCGCGCTCGAGCAGCGCATGCCCGGCGAGGTCGAGCGGGCGCTGGCGCGGGCCGAGGCGGCGGCGGCCGGACGGCTGGTGGTGTACGGGCGCGAGGTGGACGTCCGCCGCGCCGACGGCGGCACCGACTGGCAGCGCGATCCGATCCACGGCGGCCGCTTCGACGGGCGGGCGCCCTCGGCGGCGCTGCCGCCGGCGCCCGGGCTCGATCCCAAGATGGCGTGGGCGATGGGGCGGGGCGAGCACTGGGTCGCGCTCGCGTGCGGCGCCGCGCTCCATCCGCGCGCCGCCGCCAGCGACCTGCTGGCGGAGGCGCTCGCCGCGTCGGTGACCGACTTCGCGGCGCAGAACCCGGTGGGCCGCGGCGTCCACTGGACCTGCGCCATGGAGGCGGGGCTGCGCGCCTGGCACCTCGCCACGGCGCTGTGGGTGCTCGCGCTGCGCCGCGCACCGGCGCCGTCGCTCGCGGCGGAGGCGGCGCGGCTGCTGGTGGCGAGCGGCCGCTTCGTGCTCGCGAACCTCGAGGACGGCGGCGCCGTCCCCAACAACCACCTGGTGTGCGACTGGCTCGGCCTGCTCGCCTGCGCCGAGGCGCTGCCGGAGTGGCCGGAGGCGCCCCGCTGGCGCGCGCTCGCGGCGGGCGGGCTGGCGCGGACGCTCGCGGAGCAGGTGCACGCGGAGGGCACCAGCTTCGAGGGCTCGGTGCCGTACCACCGCTTCTCGCTGGAGCTGTTCGCGGCCGGCTTCCTGCTCGCGCGCGCCGGCGGCGCCCCGCCCCAGAAGCCCTGGCGGCTGCACGCGATGTTCCGGGCCACCCGCGCGCTCGCCGCCGCGTCCGGCGACCTGCCGCAGCTCGGCGACAACGACTCCGGCCACGCGCTCGCGCTCCGCGCCCGCGGCCCCACCGAGGCGGGCTACCTCTGCGCGCTGGGCGCCGCGCTGTTCCGCGATCCGGCGCTGCTCCGCCCCGGCGCGCCGCCGGACGACGCGCTGGAGGCGGCGTGGCTGCTCGGGCCGGAGGCGCTCGACTGGCTCGCCCGCGCCCGGCCCGGCCCGCCGCCCGGCAGCGTCTCGTTCCCGGCGGCCGGCGTGCACGCGCTCCGCCGCGGCGCGCTGGAGGCGTTCGTCTCCTGCGGCCCGCACGGCCAGCGGGGCGTCGGCGGGCACGACCACAACGACAAGCTCTCCTTCGAGCTGCGCGCCGCCGGCGCGCTGGCGGTATGCGATCCGGGCATGCCGGTGTACGGGCGCGCCCCCGAGGTGCGCGACGCGTTCCGGTCCACCCGCGCGCACGCCACCGTGACGGTGGACGGCCTGGAGCAGTCGCCCATCCCGCCCGGCCGGCTGTTCGCGCTGCCGGACGCGGCCGGCGCGCGGCTGCTCGCGTTCGCTCCGGGCGGCGAGGCGGAGCGGCTCGCCGGCGAGCACCGCGGCTTCGTGGCGCGCGCGGGCGTGGTCCACCGGCGCGAGCTCGCGCTCGCCGACGGCGGCCTGGTGGTGGTCGACCGGCTGGCGGGCCGCGGCACGCACGCGGTGGAGCTGCGCTGGCCGCTCGCGCACCCGGCGCCGCAGGTCCGCGAGGCCACCGCCGCCGAGGCCGCCGCGCTCGCGCGCCTCGCCCGGCTGGCCCGCCTGCGCCGGCCCGCGGATCCGGCGCGGGTGATCGAGGTGCCGCTCGGCCCGGCCGGACACCTCCTCGTCGCGTTCTCGGCGCCGGCGGGCCTCGCGCCCGAGCTGGCGCCCTCGCTGCGCTCGCCGGGCTACGGCGAGCTCGTCCCCGCGTCCGTCGCGACGCTGGCCGGCCCGCTGGCCTGTCCGGCCGCGCTCGCCACGCTGTTCCTCCACGTCGAAGCCGAAGGGAGTCACCCCCGATGA
- a CDS encoding alkaline phosphatase family protein, whose protein sequence is MGRGVARYDPGVTTLFVFVDGVGAGDRDPATNPLARGDFLLSRFADGGGAPLPRGGRAALADACLGVAGRPQSATGQATLLTGENAPAHLGRHLLGFPNAPLRALLQERSLFRALAAAGRRGAFANAYPVAYLRALGHAADGAPEPALAGSRRRARAAATTVAYAAGGGRFRTLEDARRGEGLTHDLTGERARGLGVSLPRRAPEEAAEILLRLAAGHDLALFEFFETDEAGHARSMERALDALGRLDAFLRALVDGLGPEDALVVTSDHGNLEDLSLRNHTLAPVPLLGFGRAAAEVEQVRDLTGVAPLLLRLAGADAPAGGQPRRTTLATSQSRSP, encoded by the coding sequence GTGGGGCGCGGGGTGGCGCGTTATGATCCCGGGGTGACGACGCTGTTCGTGTTCGTGGACGGGGTGGGCGCCGGCGACCGCGACCCGGCGACGAATCCGCTCGCCCGCGGGGACTTCCTGCTCTCGCGCTTCGCGGACGGCGGCGGCGCGCCCCTGCCGCGCGGCGGCCGGGCGGCGCTGGCCGACGCCTGCCTGGGCGTGGCGGGCCGGCCGCAGTCGGCCACCGGCCAGGCCACCCTGCTCACCGGCGAGAACGCGCCGGCGCACCTCGGCCGCCACCTGCTCGGCTTCCCCAACGCGCCGCTGCGGGCGCTGCTCCAGGAGCGATCGCTGTTCCGCGCGCTCGCGGCCGCGGGGCGCCGCGGCGCGTTCGCGAACGCGTACCCCGTCGCCTACCTCCGCGCGCTCGGCCACGCGGCCGACGGCGCGCCCGAGCCCGCCCTGGCGGGCTCCCGCCGCCGGGCCCGCGCCGCCGCGACCACGGTGGCCTACGCGGCGGGCGGCGGCCGGTTCCGGACGCTGGAGGACGCGCGCCGCGGGGAGGGGCTCACCCACGATCTCACCGGGGAGCGCGCGCGCGGCCTCGGGGTGTCGCTGCCCCGGCGCGCGCCGGAGGAGGCGGCGGAGATCCTGCTGCGCCTCGCTGCCGGCCACGATCTCGCGCTGTTCGAGTTCTTCGAGACCGACGAGGCGGGCCACGCCCGCTCGATGGAGCGCGCGCTGGACGCGCTCGGGCGGCTGGACGCGTTCCTGCGGGCGCTGGTGGACGGGCTCGGGCCGGAGGACGCGCTGGTGGTGACGAGCGACCACGGCAACCTGGAGGACCTCTCGCTGCGCAACCACACCCTGGCGCCGGTACCGCTGCTCGGCTTCGGGCGCGCCGCCGCGGAGGTGGAGCAGGTGAGGGACCTCACCGGCGTGGCGCCGCTGCTGCTCCGGCTGGCGGGCGCGGACGCCCCCGCGGGCGGTCAGCCGCGGCGGACCACGCTCGCCACCAGCCAGAGCCGGTCGCCGTAG